A single genomic interval of Pyrus communis chromosome 7, drPyrComm1.1, whole genome shotgun sequence harbors:
- the LOC137738678 gene encoding basic leucine zipper 34-like codes for MAQLPPKVPSMTPNWPDSSHKTMPPLMGGCFAPSGNAIAATTSQNPSWVDEFLDFSSARRGSHRRSISDSITFLEAPMQEECRVYAAPPGSGSHSHSHANNNHHEFDRFDDEQFMSMFTADEISAAAAAAAVGPTGSSSNPSTPSDHNSINDDEKEAQGKQQQINKQLKNESEEVESQCELQTTSNDRKIDPKRVKRILANRQSAQRSRVRKLQYISELERSVTSLQVEVSVLSPRVAFLDHQRLLLNVDNSALKQRIAALAQDKIFKDAHQEALKREIERLRQVYHQQNVKKMEKVAQSPTSLTPRSDIISTPPPDQTEHLLNVSSS; via the exons ATGGCACAATTACCTCCAAAAGTTCCAAGCATGACACCCAATTGGCCTGACTCTTCACACAAGACGATGCCGCCTTTAATGGGCGGCTGTTTTGCCCCCAGTGGAAATGCCATTGCCGCCACCACGTCCCAAAACCCTAGTTGGGTTGATGAATTCCTCGACTTCTCTTCGGCACGACGGGGATCGCACCGGAGATCCATCAGCGACTCTATCACCTTCCTGGAGGCACCAATGCAGGAAGAATGCCGCGTCTATGCGGCACCTCCAGGCTCAGGCTCGCACTCCCACTCCCACGCTAACAACAATCATCACGAGTTTGATAGGTTTGACGACGAACAATTCATGTCCATGTTCACCGCCGATGAAATCTCCGCCGCCGCAGCCGCCGCCGCGGTGGGACCTACAGGTTCGTCGTCGAACCCGTCCACGCCATCGGATCATAACAGCATCAACGACGATGAGAAAGAAGCGCAGGGGAAGCAGCAGCAGATCAATAAGCAGCTAAAGAAtgaatcagaagaggtggaaaGCCAATGCGAATTACAAACCACATCCAATGATAGGAAAATTGATCCCAAAAGGGTCAAGAG AATATTGGCGAACAGACAATCTGCACAAAGATCACGGGTGAGGAAGCTACAATACATATCAGAACTCGAACGCAGTGTTACCTCTCTGCAA GTTGAAGTTTCAGTGTTGTCACCACGGGTTGCATTTCTCGATCATCAACGCTTGCTTCTAAATGTCGACAACAGTGCTCTCAAACAAAGAATTGCAGCATTGGCGCAGGATAAGATCTTCAAAGACG CTCATCAAGAAGCATTGAAGAGGGAAATAGAGAGACTAAGGCAAGTGTATCACCAACAAAACGTcaagaagatggagaaggttGCACAATCACCAACCTCGCTCACGCCCCGCTCAGACATCATATCTACTCCTCCTCCTGATCAAACGGAACACCTTCTCAATGTGTCCTCATCCTGA